The following proteins come from a genomic window of Terribacillus aidingensis:
- a CDS encoding MgtC/SapB family protein, whose protein sequence is MEHYFNDQFLTVMMKIIIAVFLSGAIGMERGMGNHHAGLRTHILVGVGSCLMMILSLYGFTDFSKEHDYVQFDPARIPSYVISGIGFLGAGTILVNGTTVRGLTTAASVWTVAGLGLVIGAGMYMEAVFTTIIILLILIFLNNFEKLFLSSKKQKAYCLDIELDRDESVGPIMEILERHHMALTNMEMRKHHHDSRMLHIELATRHAINEMELFEEITNLTNIRSVSTVKS, encoded by the coding sequence ATGGAGCATTACTTTAATGATCAATTTCTAACCGTAATGATGAAAATTATAATAGCAGTATTCCTTTCGGGGGCTATCGGGATGGAACGGGGAATGGGCAATCACCACGCGGGTTTGCGCACACATATTCTTGTAGGTGTCGGGTCCTGCCTGATGATGATTCTGTCTTTATATGGCTTTACGGACTTCAGTAAGGAACATGATTATGTCCAATTCGACCCCGCCCGTATACCTTCGTATGTGATCAGCGGTATCGGATTCCTCGGAGCAGGAACAATACTGGTTAATGGTACGACTGTACGAGGACTTACGACAGCTGCCTCTGTCTGGACAGTAGCAGGACTTGGACTTGTTATAGGAGCAGGAATGTATATGGAAGCAGTATTCACTACTATCATCATCCTGCTGATTCTAATTTTCCTGAATAATTTTGAGAAGCTGTTTTTATCAAGTAAAAAGCAAAAAGCTTACTGTTTGGATATCGAACTAGATAGAGATGAAAGTGTAGGTCCTATCATGGAAATCCTCGAACGTCATCATATGGCATTAACTAACATGGAGATGAGAAAACATCATCATGACAGCAGAATGCTGCATATTGAGCTGGCAACGCGTCACGCTATTAATGAAATGGAACTCTTTGAGGAAATAACTAACCTGACAAATATCCGATCAGTGAGCACAGTAAAAAGTTAA